A stretch of the Vibrio sp. SS-MA-C1-2 genome encodes the following:
- the nadE gene encoding ammonia-dependent NAD(+) synthetase: MEQQIIEEMRVLPSIDPQFEIERRIDFIIKTVKTAHVSTLVLGISGGVDSTTCGRLAQLAIDKLNKDEATDKYQFIAVRLPFDIQKDEDEAQLALSFIQPSQSISINIADGANGVHENTLFALSNASLLHSDQASLDFNKGNVKARTRMIAQYEVAGLTNGLVIGTDHSAENITGFYTKWGDGACDLAPLFGLNKRQIREIADVLGAPETLVKKAPTADLEELDPQKTDESALGLTYEQIDDFLEGKCEDPEVKEKLITIYQRTQHKRRPIPTIYD; this comes from the coding sequence ATGGAACAACAGATTATTGAAGAGATGCGTGTCTTACCTTCAATTGACCCTCAATTTGAAATTGAAAGACGAATTGATTTTATCATTAAGACGGTTAAAACTGCCCATGTATCAACACTAGTTTTAGGGATTAGTGGCGGCGTAGACTCGACAACTTGTGGTCGTTTAGCTCAACTTGCTATTGATAAACTAAATAAAGATGAAGCAACAGATAAATACCAATTCATTGCCGTTCGTCTACCTTTTGATATTCAAAAAGATGAAGATGAGGCTCAGTTAGCTCTGTCATTTATCCAACCCTCACAATCAATTAGTATAAATATTGCCGATGGTGCAAATGGTGTTCACGAAAATACCCTGTTCGCTTTATCAAATGCATCGCTGCTTCATTCAGATCAAGCGTCATTGGATTTCAATAAAGGCAATGTCAAAGCGAGAACTCGCATGATTGCTCAATATGAAGTTGCTGGCTTAACTAATGGGCTAGTTATCGGAACGGATCACTCCGCTGAAAACATCACAGGCTTTTATACTAAATGGGGCGATGGTGCTTGTGATTTGGCCCCTTTATTCGGTTTAAATAAACGACAAATTAGAGAAATAGCCGATGTTCTTGGTGCACCAGAAACATTGGTTAAGAAAGCGCCAACCGCAGATTTAGAAGAGCTTGACCCACAAAAAACTGATGAATCAGCATTAGGATTAACTTATGAGCAAATTGATGATTTTCTTGAAGGAAAGTGTGAAGACCCAGAAGTGAAAGAGAAATTAATCACTATTTATCAACGTACTCAACATAAACGTCGCCCTATTCCTACGATCTATGATTAA
- a CDS encoding NnrS family protein, producing MMQITDTAKEQAITPIFRLAFRPLFLFSGIFSSLAILFWTLYLNGNIAYTPANNPIWWHSHEMIFGFILAIILGFLLTAIQTWTGIPGVRGKKLALIALLWLAARVLNFIVPPNLLTMAVDISWLIIAIYFVARPIILRRQWKNLFFTPVILLFIVFDIVSFYSASQFNMLLLEKINTMAILLISIVVLIVGGRVIPFFTSRGTQTTPIIRHIWLEVSALVTAWLSLLFTGLALFVFDLPMTNSLLAISYAAVAMTNFVRLATWRSHLTIKVPLLWSLHLSYLSMIAGFVLLAINSINGDIGLSISLHMLSVGGIGGIILAMIARVSLGHTGRKLEIKPIIAFAFSTIFIAVIFRTVAILLWPNSAALFITIAGLAWFIGFGIWSIVYFSILSKPRIDGHPG from the coding sequence ATGATGCAAATTACCGATACAGCCAAAGAACAGGCGATAACTCCCATTTTTAGATTAGCTTTTCGTCCCCTGTTTTTGTTTTCCGGTATATTTTCTTCCTTAGCTATTTTGTTTTGGACCCTGTATCTCAATGGTAATATTGCTTATACCCCTGCAAATAATCCGATTTGGTGGCATAGTCATGAGATGATTTTTGGTTTTATATTAGCCATTATCCTAGGTTTTTTATTAACTGCGATTCAAACATGGACAGGGATCCCTGGAGTCAGAGGTAAAAAACTGGCTCTAATTGCACTGTTATGGCTGGCAGCACGGGTTTTAAATTTTATTGTTCCGCCGAATCTACTTACAATGGCGGTTGATATTAGTTGGTTAATAATTGCTATTTATTTTGTTGCACGACCGATTATCCTACGACGTCAATGGAAGAATCTATTTTTCACCCCTGTCATTTTGTTATTTATTGTGTTTGATATTGTGAGTTTCTATAGTGCTAGTCAATTCAATATGTTGTTACTTGAAAAAATCAACACGATGGCTATCTTACTGATCTCTATTGTTGTATTAATTGTTGGTGGCCGTGTTATTCCTTTTTTCACATCAAGAGGTACACAAACTACACCGATTATCCGTCATATTTGGTTAGAAGTTTCGGCATTAGTGACTGCTTGGCTAAGTCTATTATTCACGGGGTTAGCATTATTTGTATTTGATTTACCCATGACAAACTCATTATTAGCGATTAGTTATGCGGCTGTAGCAATGACTAATTTCGTACGTTTAGCCACATGGCGTAGTCATTTAACAATTAAAGTTCCACTATTATGGTCTTTGCATTTGAGCTATTTGTCGATGATTGCCGGCTTTGTTCTTTTAGCGATTAACAGCATCAATGGTGATATTGGACTGAGTATCTCTCTTCATATGCTATCCGTCGGTGGTATTGGTGGTATAATTTTGGCTATGATTGCTCGAGTATCTCTAGGGCATACGGGACGTAAGTTAGAAATTAAACCTATTATAGCATTTGCCTTTTCCACCATATTTATTGCTGTTATCTTTAGAACCGTGGCGATTCTGCTTTGGCCAAACTCTGCTGCACTATTTATTACTATTGCAGGTTTAGCCTGGTTTATTGGATTTGGGATTTGGAGTATTGTCTACTTCTCTATTTTAAGTAAACCGAGAATTGATGGACACCCTGGATAA
- a CDS encoding nicotinate-nicotinamide nucleotide adenylyltransferase: MKQQIAIFGSAFNPPTIGHLSVINHLLHFDKILIVPSIAHAWGKQMLDFQLRCSLVETFISDIASSKVEACFDEEQLLGENKAVTTYMLLSHLQNINPDAELTFVIGPDNLLNFSKFSQAEEIVKKWKVLACPETVQVRSSTVREAIKNQQSIDSMLTKSVAKKIIQSHCYQ; encoded by the coding sequence ATGAAACAACAAATTGCAATTTTTGGCAGTGCGTTTAACCCACCAACCATCGGACACCTGTCTGTTATTAATCATCTCCTACATTTTGATAAAATTCTCATCGTACCAAGTATTGCCCATGCTTGGGGGAAACAAATGTTAGATTTTCAATTACGCTGTTCGTTGGTTGAAACATTTATTTCTGATATTGCCAGTAGCAAAGTTGAAGCTTGTTTTGACGAAGAACAGTTATTAGGAGAAAATAAAGCTGTAACTACCTATATGTTATTAAGCCATTTACAAAATATCAACCCAGATGCAGAGCTTACCTTTGTGATCGGGCCAGATAATTTATTAAACTTCTCAAAATTTAGCCAAGCGGAAGAGATTGTTAAAAAATGGAAAGTCTTAGCATGTCCTGAAACGGTACAAGTGAGAAGCAGTACCGTAAGGGAGGCGATTAAAAATCAACAGTCTATTGATTCAATGCTTACTAAATCAGTAGCTAAGAAGATAATTCAAAGCCACTGTTATCAATAA
- a CDS encoding YoaH family protein: MRNNEPVLNHNEQQIAAEKIQKLMAEGMPSGAAIMQVANELREKHQAEKNAQQESE, encoded by the coding sequence ATGCGAAACAATGAACCTGTATTAAACCACAATGAGCAACAGATTGCCGCTGAAAAAATTCAGAAGCTGATGGCTGAAGGTATGCCAAGTGGGGCAGCGATTATGCAAGTTGCGAATGAATTACGTGAAAAGCATCAAGCTGAGAAAAACGCTCAACAAGAGAGTGAATGA
- a CDS encoding ExeM/NucH family extracellular endonuclease, producing the protein MSNGISRTLLALTIGGVFTAPAYADVIISQYIEGASYNKAIEIVNTGDEAVSLDNFILAKSANGNGEWGAQRSLTGITLGAQEVLVLSHKDANAQIQAITDITDSHVINFNGDDPIALLNSDGSVHDIIGEMGDVNFAQDQTLIKFSDQMTPSSVYNKSQWSTLEKDSLEGLGSPEGAEPVEPFSCLVNGTTPQFTTIQEIQGEGKTSPFISGYPYITEEEYYVKGVVTAVTTGISKGFYLHALVDDQNNQTSEGLFVNTSQTDDISAGDVVCVKGNIQEYYDNTQLKASTGNTLVQSQQAVPQAETIILKPSDESFSDTLERYEGMLVATDKALDLRITRTFGYDYDGRRNNLVVAQGEVNLQPNQIYVANSEQSHAQRQKNAEQRLFVETDQKAADGTVPFYPNFGRTDADQNGTTEDVLRINDTITGLEGVINYSYNEYRLITTNTITRDDIISNSPRTESPAEKQGDLRVATFNVLNYFNSPFGGDQNPLNQNRGANNLEEFERQQAKIVSAIVKLDADIIGLMEIENNGFGDGSAIKQLVEQINAKINSKKDQYQYISVDSNQDGQFDELDSVGTDAISVGVIYRVKSVKLIESQVIEMPRQQAPTVYDDSGDEIESGLNYQRDTLAPTFKIKGGNDKEPSEYLTVAVNHLKSKGSKCWEDAAPIDQGGQNQQDLDYQGSCENFRVAGVVALGEALNHIDEQQKKNQVHHTIILGDLNAYGQEDPLLILTDYSKDKYQKEIRAARDTYIGDKIQYGEEGAVINQNFGYINAVSKLHPVGWSYSYDDEVGSLDHILISPTLESKLVNATEWHINAAESTLFDYNGEYKGDFPHYLDHYRSSDHDPAIVDLNIYHNQKGNH; encoded by the coding sequence ATGAGTAATGGAATTTCACGGACTCTTCTTGCTTTAACAATTGGTGGTGTATTTACAGCCCCAGCTTATGCCGATGTGATCATTTCGCAATATATCGAAGGCGCAAGTTATAATAAAGCCATCGAAATAGTGAATACAGGTGATGAAGCGGTATCATTGGATAATTTTATTTTAGCAAAATCGGCTAATGGTAATGGAGAATGGGGGGCACAAAGATCTCTTACAGGCATTACTTTAGGTGCACAAGAAGTTTTAGTTTTATCTCATAAAGATGCCAATGCTCAAATCCAAGCAATAACTGATATCACAGACAGCCATGTTATCAATTTCAATGGTGATGACCCAATTGCATTATTGAATAGTGATGGATCTGTTCATGATATAATTGGCGAAATGGGAGATGTTAATTTTGCTCAAGATCAAACCTTAATTAAATTTTCTGACCAAATGACCCCATCTTCAGTCTATAATAAATCTCAATGGTCTACCTTAGAAAAAGATAGCCTAGAGGGCTTAGGCAGCCCAGAGGGAGCAGAACCTGTAGAACCTTTTTCTTGTTTAGTTAATGGTACAACACCTCAATTTACAACGATTCAAGAAATTCAAGGTGAAGGAAAAACATCGCCATTTATCTCAGGTTATCCATATATCACCGAAGAAGAGTATTACGTTAAAGGTGTTGTTACTGCTGTTACTACCGGGATCTCCAAAGGCTTTTATCTACACGCTTTAGTCGATGATCAAAATAATCAAACTTCAGAAGGTCTCTTTGTAAATACAAGTCAAACTGACGATATTTCAGCAGGTGATGTAGTTTGTGTTAAAGGTAATATTCAAGAGTATTACGATAATACCCAACTTAAAGCATCAACAGGGAATACATTAGTACAAAGTCAACAAGCCGTGCCTCAGGCAGAAACTATTATTCTAAAACCATCAGATGAGAGCTTTTCTGACACATTAGAGCGTTATGAAGGAATGTTGGTTGCTACCGATAAAGCGTTAGATTTACGCATTACTCGTACTTTTGGTTATGATTATGACGGTCGTCGTAATAATTTAGTTGTTGCACAAGGGGAAGTAAATTTACAACCGAACCAGATTTATGTTGCTAACTCAGAGCAGTCACATGCGCAACGTCAAAAAAATGCGGAACAACGTTTATTTGTAGAAACAGATCAAAAAGCGGCAGATGGTACCGTTCCTTTTTATCCTAATTTTGGTCGAACAGACGCAGATCAGAATGGTACAACCGAAGATGTATTGAGAATTAATGACACGATTACCGGTTTAGAAGGTGTTATTAATTATAGCTATAATGAGTATCGATTAATCACAACGAATACGATCACACGTGACGATATTATTTCTAATTCGCCTAGAACTGAGTCGCCAGCAGAAAAACAAGGTGATTTACGTGTCGCAACATTTAATGTTTTAAATTATTTTAATTCACCATTTGGTGGCGATCAAAACCCATTGAATCAGAATCGTGGTGCAAATAATCTAGAAGAGTTTGAAAGACAACAAGCTAAGATTGTTTCCGCTATCGTTAAACTGGATGCTGATATTATTGGCTTAATGGAGATTGAAAATAATGGCTTTGGTGACGGTAGCGCAATCAAACAGTTAGTTGAACAAATTAACGCTAAGATCAATAGTAAGAAAGACCAATATCAATATATTTCAGTCGATTCAAATCAGGATGGACAGTTTGATGAATTAGATTCTGTCGGTACGGATGCAATCAGTGTTGGGGTGATCTATCGGGTCAAGAGTGTTAAGCTTATTGAATCCCAGGTTATTGAAATGCCGCGTCAACAAGCACCTACTGTTTATGATGATAGTGGCGACGAGATTGAAAGTGGTCTAAATTATCAGCGAGATACTCTTGCCCCAACGTTTAAGATTAAAGGTGGGAATGATAAAGAACCTAGTGAATACTTAACCGTTGCAGTTAATCATTTAAAATCAAAAGGTTCTAAATGTTGGGAAGATGCAGCACCCATTGATCAAGGTGGTCAAAATCAACAGGATCTAGACTATCAGGGGTCATGTGAAAACTTCCGAGTTGCAGGGGTTGTAGCTTTAGGTGAAGCATTAAATCATATTGATGAGCAACAAAAGAAAAATCAAGTACATCATACGATTATACTCGGTGATTTAAATGCCTATGGGCAGGAAGATCCACTACTAATCTTGACGGATTACTCTAAAGATAAGTATCAGAAAGAGATTCGTGCAGCTCGTGATACTTATATTGGCGATAAAATTCAATATGGTGAAGAGGGTGCAGTGATTAATCAGAACTTTGGTTATATCAATGCAGTTTCTAAGTTACACCCAGTAGGTTGGAGCTACTCTTATGATGATGAAGTTGGTTCACTTGACCATATTTTGATCTCACCAACACTTGAAAGTAAATTAGTCAATGCAACGGAATGGCATATCAATGCAGCTGAATCAACTTTGTTTGATTATAACGGAGAATATAAGGGAGATTTCCCCCATTATTTAGATCACTACCGTTCATCAGATCATGATCCAGCGATTGTAGATTTAAATATTTATCATAATCAAAAAGGAAATCATTAA